GGAGGAACTGGGATGGGGAACTTTTTCATTTCTCCTAGCTGAAGATCTTGAACAGCATTACCCTTTGCCTGCCTCTTCGCTAAATCCTGAACAAATTTTGTCCGAAGATAGTGAAGTGCAAAAAGTGGGTTGATTTCATCTTCCTTGAACACGAGACGAGCTATGTTTTGTGCTACTGCGACTTCTTGATTAACCTCTAACATCGCACAATGTCCAATAGCACCAGTCTTAGCAAATAAAATGTCTCTGCATTTTGCTTTACTCTTATCTGAAAGTTTTTTATAATCCTCGCGTGAAATATGAGGAGCACCAACTAAATCTACCGTTCCATGTCTAATTTGTGTTCCTGAAACCAGTGGAATTCCTACATCATGATATTTAGGCCTTACAGTTAGTCCATAGGTAATGAGATCAAGCACTTCATGCAAAACCTTCATTTCCCACCCTTTCGGGTTGGTGAAGGGATCGCCGAACATCTCTAGGAACGCCGATCGCAACAATTCTTCGGTAAGGGCGATCGCCTCTTTGCGCTTCCGTCGCACCGAGTCCGCCTTGTCCAAAATCGCCGCAATTCGTTTCTGTTCTGCGATCGGGGGTAGGGGGATTGGGATTCTATCTAAATTCTTGCGATTAAGCTTGGGTTGTGCTGAACCTGTTACATAAGGCTCTAAATCAAGAGTTTTAAAGAAATATTCAAGAAATCTAAGGTTAATATATTCAGTTGCGCCAAGAACGTGCGCGTGGTTATTGACCCAAAATTTACCAGACGCCATAAAAGCAATAGGAGTAGAGCGAGAAAGTAAGTTTGCTCCATCTTCCCCGATTAGCAAATGTGGGCCTTCAAATAAATATTCATCTACATAATCTATAATCCCA
This portion of the Leptolyngbya sp. CCY15150 genome encodes:
- a CDS encoding restriction endonuclease subunit S is translated as MADGWAKVGCVSEDIGMSLASCWPVVALGEVVDNKNSKRIPLKQSDRAAQSGEYPYYGASGIIDYVDEYLFEGPHLLIGEDGANLLSRSTPIAFMASGKFWVNNHAHVLGATEYINLRFLEYFFKTLDLEPYVTGSAQPKLNRKNLDRIPIPLPPIAEQKRIAAILDKADSVRRKRKEAIALTEELLRSAFLEMFGDPFTNPKGWEMKVLHEVLDLITYGLTVRPKYHDVGIPLVSGTQIRHGTVDLVGAPHISREDYKKLSDKSKAKCRDILFAKTGAIGHCAMLEVNQEVAVAQNIARLVFKEDEINPLFALHYLRTKFVQDLAKRQAKGNAVQDLQLGEMKKFPIPVPPIQTQEEFAKACLQIEQLIEHNSNEYDLTDILFNSLLQRAFRGEL